The Chloroflexota bacterium nucleotide sequence GCACATTGCCAAACAATCGCCTAGAAATTCCTGCGCCTCGGTATATCTCTCCTGTTTGATCCGCAGTTTTCCCAAGTTGAGATGCGAAATCGCAACCGCCAAATGCCCGCGCGCATACGCGCCTGCCAATCCCAATTGGAGTTCGCGTTCTGCGCCCGCGTAATCGCGTAATTGTTGCAGGACAATGCCCAGACTATCATGCACAATATCTATCTGGCGCGTCAGAAACACGCGCAATGTCGGATCATCGCGTGCCAGCGCCGCGTGGAGTGAATTTTGTAGTTCTTCCAGCTGCACGCGCGCGAACTCCCATTGCTGACCCGCCATCGCAATCGTCGCGACATAGCGGCGCGCGATCAACTGCCCGCGCAGATTTCCCATCTGCGAATACAAATCGTACGCGGTTTGAACCAACGCGTGGGCTTGCGCCAGCGCGCCTTGTTGCATCGCGAGCCAACCCAGCTCGCTGTAGATCGCGGCTTGCATTTCGACATTCCCCAGTTGTTGCGCCGCCGCGAGACACGCGCGATCCAACTGCGCGTACTCGTTCCAGTAACCCAGGTTGTACAAATCTTCGGTCAAATCCCAAAAGCGCGCCACCCATTCCCATTGTTGCTGGGCATGACATTCTTGCGCGCAAAACAGAATGTTCGCGCGTTCGTCCGGCTCGCGCAAAATCCGCGCGTCGTGTTTGAACAGTTCCCACCAACTCTGCGCGGCGTGGCGGACACAGCCCTCAGTGTAAAATTCGATCAGATCGTCTGCGCGGTCCATAACTTGGGCAATT carries:
- a CDS encoding tetratricopeptide repeat protein — its product is MDRADDLIEFYTEGCVRHAAQSWWELFKHDARILREPDERANILFCAQECHAQQQWEWVARFWDLTEDLYNLGYWNEYAQLDRACLAAAQQLGNVEMQAAIYSELGWLAMQQGALAQAHALVQTAYDLYSQMGNLRGQLIARRYVATIAMAGQQWEFARVQLEELQNSLHAALARDDPTLRVFLTRQIDIVHDSLGIVLQQLRDYAGAERELQLGLAGAYARGHLAVAISHLNLGKLRIKQERYTEAQEFLGDCLAMCDQFEFRAIGADAQFHLAEVAHARSEIRSALELARAAWQTYQTLGAVSNANRVADFISKLSGR